The Sorangiineae bacterium MSr11367 genome window below encodes:
- a CDS encoding cyclic peptide export ABC transporter, whose amino-acid sequence MPSHDEPSHPPPPEATLAREILRLLRPFRVLAAFSSVTGVLSGLGMAWLIATLNASLHAEKGKLGSILLAFAALCLLVLAGETLAAVGNSFVGQRVIANLRKEVVARIVCAPIPAIQKYRAPRLLSTLGHDVDTISAFSFNASGLLVAVAITLGCLTYLAFLSPGLFVVALVAIAVGLAGNLVAGRIWMKAYAGVRDAQDDLQKGYVAITEGAKELRMNRRRRARVHGVQLRGSVDRIRDLKMTAMRAFWASRAFSAMLFFAGIGAIVALGDHYTVDAGTVSGFALVLLYIKGPIEQVVIQLPSVGQAQISLKRVAELSAAFQTPELSLADTTDTAPARDALQSIELRGARYRFPAAQGSSTFELGPVDLTIQQGETLFITGENGCGKTTLLMVLLGLYEPTGGELLLDGASVEPRARDAYRQLFSPVFFDYLLFQDLITRADSDADLARDYLERLEIAHKVTIEDGAFSTIDLSAGQRKRLALVQAYLENRPILVFDEWAAEQDPTFRRVFYTEILPDLKRQGKTLVVISHDDRYFHVADRRVTLRSGRIVEDVRPALPWAGVGS is encoded by the coding sequence ATGCCTTCCCACGACGAACCGTCCCACCCGCCGCCGCCCGAGGCGACCCTCGCCCGCGAGATCCTGCGCCTGCTCCGGCCCTTCCGCGTTCTCGCCGCCTTCTCCTCCGTCACCGGCGTGCTCTCCGGCCTGGGCATGGCTTGGCTCATCGCCACCCTCAACGCCTCGCTGCACGCGGAAAAGGGGAAGCTCGGTTCCATCCTGCTCGCCTTCGCGGCCCTCTGCCTCCTCGTCCTCGCCGGCGAAACCCTCGCCGCCGTCGGCAACAGCTTCGTTGGCCAGCGGGTCATCGCCAACCTGCGCAAGGAGGTCGTCGCCCGCATCGTGTGCGCGCCCATTCCGGCCATTCAGAAATACCGCGCGCCGCGCCTGCTCTCCACCTTGGGCCACGACGTCGACACCATCAGCGCCTTCTCCTTCAACGCGTCCGGTCTGCTCGTGGCCGTGGCCATCACCCTCGGTTGCCTCACCTACCTCGCGTTCCTCAGCCCTGGCCTCTTCGTCGTGGCCCTCGTTGCCATTGCCGTCGGACTCGCGGGCAACCTCGTCGCGGGGCGCATTTGGATGAAGGCCTACGCGGGCGTGCGCGATGCGCAGGACGATCTCCAAAAAGGCTACGTCGCCATCACCGAGGGGGCCAAAGAGCTGCGCATGAACCGCCGCCGACGCGCCCGCGTGCACGGCGTGCAACTCCGCGGCTCGGTCGATCGCATCCGCGATCTCAAAATGACCGCCATGCGCGCCTTCTGGGCCTCCCGCGCCTTCTCGGCCATGCTCTTCTTCGCCGGCATCGGCGCCATCGTGGCCTTGGGCGACCACTACACCGTCGACGCGGGCACGGTCAGCGGCTTCGCCCTCGTCCTGCTCTACATCAAAGGCCCCATCGAGCAGGTCGTCATCCAGCTCCCCTCGGTGGGCCAAGCGCAAATTTCCCTCAAGCGCGTCGCCGAGCTCTCCGCCGCCTTCCAGACGCCCGAACTCAGCCTCGCCGACACCACCGACACCGCACCCGCGCGCGATGCCCTGCAATCCATCGAACTGCGCGGTGCCCGCTACCGTTTCCCGGCCGCGCAAGGCTCCAGCACCTTCGAGCTCGGCCCCGTCGATCTCACGATTCAACAGGGCGAGACACTCTTCATCACCGGCGAGAACGGCTGTGGCAAAACGACGTTGCTCATGGTCCTTCTCGGTTTGTACGAGCCCACCGGCGGCGAGCTTCTTCTCGACGGCGCATCCGTCGAACCCCGGGCGCGCGACGCCTACCGCCAGCTCTTCTCGCCCGTCTTTTTCGACTACCTCCTCTTTCAGGACCTCATCACCCGCGCCGACTCGGATGCCGACCTGGCCCGCGACTATCTGGAGCGCCTCGAGATCGCCCACAAGGTCACCATCGAGGATGGTGCGTTTTCGACCATCGACCTCTCGGCCGGTCAACGGAAGCGTCTCGCCCTCGTGCAAGCCTACCTGGAGAATCGCCCCATTCTCGTCTTCGACGAGTGGGCCGCCGAGCAGGATCCCACCTTCCGTCGTGTATTCTACACGGAAATTCTCCCCGACCTGAAACGCCAGGGGAAGACGCTCGTGGTCATCTCCCACGACGATCGCTACTTTCACGTCGCCGACCGACGCGTCACCCTCCGCAGCGGACGCATCGTCGAAGACGTACGCCCCGCCTTGCCCTGGGCGGGGGTCGGCTCTTGA